The following coding sequences are from one Carettochelys insculpta isolate YL-2023 chromosome 5, ASM3395843v1, whole genome shotgun sequence window:
- the POC5 gene encoding centrosomal protein POC5 isoform X4 has protein sequence MEGLGPVRSGEISSQGSSSGPRETDETIVTELTLPDEKVTQIESILDLWSGSLKTNVLTELRKWKMTFIEHHKLEMRQEKEKHDAHVRQLKNQMENLRELLHTYEISIGRKDEVITNLSHAIDKQKERIELMKKFTRWRIQHVEARQEAYANRLADRQFRIALMKKVWAAWRSLSEAKWKEKVAKACQSRAEEVCIQLSADYEAKIAELNIALEEAKADILRLHSEREQYEDTMKKAFMRGVCALNLEAMTMFQGKESRTDHDLVNRREDPGTSATGRLPASQFDPPSPPPPTAATVPQEEIFSSHLGHASTSQTRLESNSPVIVPSAAVGSGITSAQKLPMARVVTSAQQKAGRTITARITGRSDLGPKNRICSSLAVMGVSPPMSSVIVEKHHPVTQQTISQATAAKYPRTVHQTSSATTMRPTGLGGRMPHSQSHTNVQSIKVVD, from the exons ATGGAAGGACTTGGCCCTGTTCGTTCAGGAGAGATTTCTTCACAAGGGTCCTCATCTGGTCCAAGAGAGACTGATGAGACTATAGTGACTGAGTTAACTCTTCCAGATGAAAAAGTGACCCAGATAGAGAGCATACTTGATCTTTGGAGTGGAAGTCTTAAG ACAAATGTTCTGACTGAACtgagaaaatggaaaatgacttttATTGAACATCACAAGCTAGAAATGAGACAAGAAAAAGAGAAACATGATGCACATGTGAGACAGCTGAAGAATCAGATGGAGAACCTGAGAGAGCTGCTACATACTTACGAAATCTCCATTGGCAGAAAGGATGAG GTAATCACTAATTTGTCCCATGCAATAGACAAGCAAAAGGAGAGGATAGAGCTAATGAAGAAATTTACACGGTGGCGAATTCAGCATGTAGAGGCCAGACAAGAG GCATATGCAAATAGACTGGCAGACAGACAGTTCCGGATAGCCTTGATGAAGAAGGTTTGGGCAGCTTGGCGCTCTCTTAGTGAagcaaaatggaaagagaaagtaGCAAAAGCCTGTCAGTCAAGGGCTGAGGAGGTCTGTATTCAGCTTTCTGCAGATTATGAAGCTAAAATTGCAGAG TTAAATATTGCTCTGGAAGAGGCAAAAGCTGATATTCTGAGACTACATAGTGAAAGGGAACAGTATGAAGACACCATGAAGAAGGCCTTTATGCGTGGTGTGTGTGCCCTGAATCTGGAAGCAATGACCATGTTTCAGGGTAAAGAAAGTAGGACAGACCATG ATCTGGTAAATAGGAGAGAAGATCCTGGGACTAGTGCCACTGGAAGGCTCCCTGCTTCCCAGTTTGATCCTCCCTCACCTCCACCTCCAACAGCAGCCACTGTTCCACAAGAGGAAATT TTTTCATCCCATCTGGGCCACGCAAGTACTTCTCAGACCAGATTAGAATCCAATTCTCCAGTAATAGTCCCTAGTGCAGCTGTAGGATCTGGCATTACATCAGCTCAAAAACTG CCTATGGCAAGAGTAGTAACATCTGCTCAGCAGAAGGCAGGAAGAACAATCACTGCTCGAATCACAGGCCGATCTGATCTGGGACCAAAGAACAGAATTTGTAGCAGTTTAGCTGTAATGGGAGTCTCACCACCCATGAGTTCAGTCATTGTTGAAAAGCATCATCCAGTCACTCAG caaaCTATATCCCAAGCCACTGCTGCTAAATACCCTCGAACTGTTCACCAGACTTCCAGTGCCACGACTATGAGACCTACTGGACTTGGTGGACGAATGCCTCATAGCCAGTCTCATACTAATGTTCAGTCAATAAAAGTTGTGGACTAA